The DNA region ATTAAGTACTTGATCGAGTTGATTAACTCGAAGGCTGATGTGGATGATATTGACCACTTGAGTAACCGTCGTGTACGTACTGTAGGAGAGCAATTGTCTAATCAATTTGCTGTTGGTTTGGCTCGTATGTCACGTACGATTCGTGAACGTATGAACGTACGCGATAATGAAGTGTTTACTCCGATTGATTTGATCAACGCTAAGACTATTTCTTCCGTAATCAATTCATTCTTCGGAACGAATGCTTTGTCGCAGTTTATGGACCAGACGAATCCGTTGGCTGAAATTACGCACAAACGTCGTATGTCTGCTCTCGGTCCTGGTGGTTTGTCTCGTGAGCGTGCCGGATTTGAGGTACGTGACGTTCACTACACTCACTATGGTCGTCTTTGTCCAATTGAAACACCGGAAGGTCCGAACATTGGTTTGATTTCTTCTTTGTGCGTGTTCGCTAAGATCAATGTACTTGGTTTCATTGAAACTCCATATCGTAAGGTTGAAAACGGTAAGGTTGACCTTTCTGATGAAGGTTTGGCATATTTGACTGCGGAAGAAGAAGAAGCTAAGATTATTGCTCAAGGTAATGCACCGCTGAATGATGATGGTACTTTTATCCGCGATAAAGTAAAAGCTCGTCAGGATGCTGACTATCCGGTGGTAACTCCGGATGAAGTAGAGTTGATGGACGTTTCTCCCCAGCAGATTGCTTCAATCGCTGCATCTCTGATTCCTTTCTTGGAACATGACGATGCTAACCGTGCGTTGATGGGGTCAAACATGATGCGCCAGGCAGTTCCTTTGTTGAAGAGTGAAGCTCCTATTGTAGGTACAGGTATCGAACGACAGTTGGTTCGCGACTCTCGTACGCAGATTACCGCTGAAGGTGATGGTGTAATCGAATTTGTGGACGCTACTGTTATCCGTATTTTGTATGATCGTACGGAGGACGAAGAATTTGTAAGCTTCGAACCGGCATTGAAGGAATACCGTATTCCGAAGTGGCGTCGTACGAATCAAAATATGACGATTGACCTTCGTCCTATTTGTGAAATTGGTCAGCGTGTAACGAAAGGCCAGATTTTGACAGAAGGATATTCTACGGAAAAAGGTGAGTTGGCTTTGGGTAAAAACTTGCTGGTTGCTTACATGCCGTGGAAGGGTTACAACTATGAGGATGCTATCGTATTGAACGAACGTGTGGTTCGTGAAGATATATTGACTTCAATTCATGTAGAAGAATATTCGCTGGAGGTTCGTGAAACGAAGCGCGGTATGGAAGAATTAACTTCCGATATTCCGAATGTGAGTGAAGAAGCTACTAAAGATTTGGACGAAAATGGTATTGTACGTGTGGGCGCTCGCATCCAGCCGGGTGATATCTTGATTGGTAAGATTACACCGAAAGGTGAGTCTGATCCTTCACCGGAAGAAAAATTGCTTCGTGCAATTTTCGGCGATAAGGCAGGTGATGTGAAAGATGCTTCTTTGAAAGCTTCTCCTTCTTTGAAAGGCGTTGTTATTGATAAGCGTTTGTTCTCACGTGTAATCAAGAGCCGTAGTTCTAAATTGGCTGATAAGGCTTTGTTGCCGAAGATTGATGATGAGTTTGATGCGAAGGTTGCTGATTTAAGAGGTGTCTTAATTAGAAAACTATTGAAGTTGACTGAAAACCATGTATCAGAGGGCGTAAAAGACTATATGGGTGCTGATATTATTTCAAAAGGTGCCAAATTCTCTCCTTCTGATTTCGGTGATTTGGACTTTACTTCAATTCAATTGAGCAATTGGACGAATGATGACCGTATCAACGGCATGATTCGTGATTTGGTGATGAACTTCATCAAGAAATATAAAGAACTGGATGCCGAACTGAAACGTAAGAAGTTTGCTATCACTATTGGTGATGAACTTCCTGCAGGTATTATTCAGATGGCGAAAGTTTATATTGCTAAGAAACGTAAGATTGGTGTAGGTGATAAGATGGCAGGTCGTCACGGTAACAAGGGTATTGTTTCCCGCGTTGTTCGTCAGGAAGATATGCCATTCCTAGCTGATGGTACTCCGGTAGATATTGTATTGAATCCGTTGGGTGTGCCTTCTCGTATGAACATCGGTCAGATATTTGAAGCTGTATTAGGTCGTGCCGGTAAGAATCTGGGTGTTAAATTTGCGACTCCTATTTTTGACGGTGCTACATTGGATGACTTGAATGAGTGGACTGACAAGGCTGGTTTGCCACGTTATGGTAAGACAAAGTTGTATGATGGTGGTACGGGTGAGCCGTTTGACCAGCATGCTACGGTTGGTGTTACCTATATGTTGAAGTTGGGTCACATGGTTGAAGATAAGATGCACGCACGTTCTATCGGTCCGTACTCTCTGATTACTCAACAACCGTTGGGTGGTAAGGCGCAATTCGGTGGTCAGCGTTTCGGAGAAATGGAGGTTTGGGCGCTTGAGGCATTCGGTGCCGCGCATATCCTGCAGGAAATCTTGACTATCAAATCCGATGACGTTGTAGGCCGTTCTAAAGCTTATGAAGCAATTGTGAAGGGTGAACCTATGCCGCAACCTGGTATTCCAGAATCACTCAATGTATTGTTGCATGAGTTGAGAGGTCTGGGTCTTAGCATCAACCTGGAATAAATCTATAATTAATAGTTGGGAGTGATGATCTATTCGCTCTCAACTATTAATTCTCAATATTCAATTGTCAATTTTCAATTATATATAATAAAGTATGGCTTTTAGAAAAGATAACAAGATAAAGAGTAATTTCTCGAAGATCTCTATTGGTTTGGCTTCTCCGGAAGAAATCCTTGAGAATTCGAGTGGTGAAGTTTTAAAGCCTGAAACCATCAATTATCGTACGTATAAGCCTGAACGTGACGGTTTGTTCTGTGAACGTATTTTTGGTCCTATCAAGGATTATGAATGCCATTGCGGTAAATATAAACGTATCCGTTATAAAGGTATTGTCTGCGACCGTTGTGGTGTGGAAGTGACAGAGAAAAAAGTACGTCGTGAGCGTATGGGACACAT from Bacteroides sp. MSB163 includes:
- the rpoB gene encoding DNA-directed RNA polymerase subunit beta, encoding MSSNTVNQRINFASTKNPLEYPDFLEVQLKSFKDFLQLDTPPEKRKNEGLYKVFAENFPIADTRNNFVLEFLDYYIDPPRYTIDDCIERGLTYSVPLKAKLKLYCTDPDHEDFDTVIQDVFLGPIPYMTDKATFVINGAERVVVSQLHRSPGVFFGQSVHANGTKLYSARIIPFKGSWIEFATDINNVMYAYIDRKKKLPVTTLLRAIGFENDKDILEIFNLAEDIKVNKTNLKRVLGRKLAARVLKTWIEDFVDEDTGEVVSIERNEVVIDRETVIEPEHVDIILESGVQNILVHKEEPNQSDYSIIYNTLQKDPSNSEKEAVLYIYRQLRNADPADDASAREVINNLFFSEKRYDLGNVGRYRINKKLNLTTDMDVRVLTKEDIIEIIKYLIELINSKADVDDIDHLSNRRVRTVGEQLSNQFAVGLARMSRTIRERMNVRDNEVFTPIDLINAKTISSVINSFFGTNALSQFMDQTNPLAEITHKRRMSALGPGGLSRERAGFEVRDVHYTHYGRLCPIETPEGPNIGLISSLCVFAKINVLGFIETPYRKVENGKVDLSDEGLAYLTAEEEEAKIIAQGNAPLNDDGTFIRDKVKARQDADYPVVTPDEVELMDVSPQQIASIAASLIPFLEHDDANRALMGSNMMRQAVPLLKSEAPIVGTGIERQLVRDSRTQITAEGDGVIEFVDATVIRILYDRTEDEEFVSFEPALKEYRIPKWRRTNQNMTIDLRPICEIGQRVTKGQILTEGYSTEKGELALGKNLLVAYMPWKGYNYEDAIVLNERVVREDILTSIHVEEYSLEVRETKRGMEELTSDIPNVSEEATKDLDENGIVRVGARIQPGDILIGKITPKGESDPSPEEKLLRAIFGDKAGDVKDASLKASPSLKGVVIDKRLFSRVIKSRSSKLADKALLPKIDDEFDAKVADLRGVLIRKLLKLTENHVSEGVKDYMGADIISKGAKFSPSDFGDLDFTSIQLSNWTNDDRINGMIRDLVMNFIKKYKELDAELKRKKFAITIGDELPAGIIQMAKVYIAKKRKIGVGDKMAGRHGNKGIVSRVVRQEDMPFLADGTPVDIVLNPLGVPSRMNIGQIFEAVLGRAGKNLGVKFATPIFDGATLDDLNEWTDKAGLPRYGKTKLYDGGTGEPFDQHATVGVTYMLKLGHMVEDKMHARSIGPYSLITQQPLGGKAQFGGQRFGEMEVWALEAFGAAHILQEILTIKSDDVVGRSKAYEAIVKGEPMPQPGIPESLNVLLHELRGLGLSINLE